One uncultured Fibrobacter sp. genomic window carries:
- a CDS encoding ABC transporter ATP-binding protein, whose translation MSYLVWLWRFTRGFRLNIAARVVMGALRVSLGLLMVWLSKRFIDETIRTGSDDDIVHMVVLLVLTVVGSVVLRQICFYMTADASVRAASGLRLKMFEVLFRRKLYDIKELHSGDITSRFSKDIETISEVSMDTLPQILVTTLQLVGSFLLLRWFDPRLAWVLLLLTPVAVVFGKLISHKLKNMTLAIRESESRIQTQVQEGMEYNAVLRSLGSEGWVTGLLDEQQGLLRRNVCRRARFTMVTRLLFGCTLGLGYLVAFVWGGIGLRNGVITFGVMTSFLQLVGQIQHPIFSLLNMGPKVIHAMAGIDRLQDLEKQRESDESTDEPAQVMDGRLGVRLEDVSFGYVGQNHEAIDHFSYDFEPGSKVAVMGETGAGKTTLLRLLLAFVRPDRGRMLIYSQCSADDGSASGAVEILSEKMRANFVYVPQGNTLMSGTIRHNLLLAKPDASEDELREVLRLACAEFVDDLPKGIDTELSERGGGLSEGQAQRIAIARGLLRPGNILLLDEISSALDENTERELYGRLFAGLADKTIILVTHRSAVAEICDDVVRL comes from the coding sequence ATGAGCTATCTCGTCTGGCTTTGGCGCTTTACGCGGGGTTTCCGCCTGAACATAGCGGCTCGGGTCGTTATGGGGGCGCTCCGTGTTTCGCTCGGACTCTTGATGGTCTGGCTTTCCAAGCGGTTTATCGATGAGACTATCCGCACGGGGAGCGACGACGATATCGTTCACATGGTTGTGCTGCTCGTGCTGACCGTGGTGGGTAGCGTAGTGCTGCGCCAGATATGTTTTTACATGACTGCCGATGCTTCGGTCCGTGCGGCTAGCGGGTTGCGCCTCAAGATGTTCGAGGTCCTGTTCCGTCGCAAGCTCTATGACATCAAGGAACTCCATTCCGGCGACATCACCTCGCGTTTTTCCAAGGACATCGAGACCATCAGCGAGGTATCGATGGACACCCTTCCGCAGATTCTCGTGACCACGCTGCAGCTGGTCGGCTCGTTCCTGTTGTTGCGCTGGTTCGACCCGAGGCTTGCCTGGGTGCTGTTGCTCTTGACGCCCGTGGCCGTGGTGTTCGGCAAGCTGATTTCGCATAAGCTAAAGAATATGACGCTTGCGATTCGCGAGAGCGAAAGCCGCATCCAGACGCAGGTGCAGGAGGGCATGGAATACAATGCCGTGCTGCGTTCGCTCGGCAGTGAGGGCTGGGTCACGGGCTTGCTGGATGAACAGCAGGGCCTGTTGAGGCGCAATGTTTGCCGTCGGGCGCGCTTTACCATGGTGACGCGGTTGCTTTTCGGCTGCACGCTGGGGCTCGGCTACTTGGTGGCGTTTGTGTGGGGCGGAATCGGACTGCGCAACGGCGTCATAACCTTTGGCGTGATGACGTCCTTCTTGCAGCTGGTCGGGCAGATCCAGCACCCGATTTTTTCGCTCTTGAACATGGGGCCCAAGGTGATTCACGCCATGGCTGGAATAGACCGGCTGCAAGATTTGGAAAAACAGCGCGAATCCGACGAAAGTACGGACGAACCGGCCCAGGTCATGGACGGTCGCCTTGGCGTCCGTCTCGAGGATGTGAGCTTTGGTTACGTGGGGCAGAACCACGAGGCGATAGACCATTTCAGCTACGATTTTGAGCCCGGGAGCAAGGTGGCCGTGATGGGCGAGACCGGAGCAGGGAAGACGACACTGTTGCGGCTGTTGCTTGCCTTTGTGCGGCCGGATCGCGGCAGGATGCTGATTTATTCGCAGTGCAGCGCCGATGACGGGAGTGCTTCGGGGGCTGTGGAAATCCTTTCGGAAAAAATGCGTGCCAACTTTGTGTATGTGCCGCAAGGCAACACGCTCATGAGCGGGACCATCCGGCATAACCTGCTGCTTGCAAAACCCGATGCCAGTGAAGACGAATTGCGTGAGGTGCTCCGCCTGGCATGCGCCGAGTTTGTCGATGATTTGCCCAAGGGAATCGATACGGAACTTAGCGAACGTGGCGGCGGCTTGAGTGAAGGGCAGGCACAGCGCATCGCGATTGCGCGCGGTCTCTTGCGCCCTGGCAATATCCTCCTCCTTGACGAAATCAGTTCCGCACTCGACGAGAACACGGAACGTGAATTGTATGGACGTCTGTTCGCGGGCCTTGCCGACAAGACGATCATCCTCGTGACGCACCGCTCGGCGGTCGCCGAAATCTGTGACGACGTGGTACGGCTATGA
- a CDS encoding PqqD family protein yields the protein MKLKKGFVLRDVCGEKVIMGEGIGALDFGRLLCLNETAAWLWEKAESLGEFTVEALAEALCNEYDVDLERAKADVSAIVGEWQKVKVVE from the coding sequence ATGAAATTGAAAAAAGGCTTTGTTTTGCGTGACGTGTGTGGCGAAAAGGTGATTATGGGCGAGGGCATCGGTGCCCTGGATTTTGGCCGCCTGCTTTGCCTGAACGAAACTGCCGCTTGGCTGTGGGAAAAGGCGGAATCGCTAGGTGAATTCACTGTAGAAGCCCTTGCCGAGGCGCTTTGTAACGAATACGACGTGGACTTGGAACGCGCAAAAGCGGATGTGTCGGCGATTGTCGGCGAATGGCAGAAGGTTAAAGTAGTCGAATGA
- a CDS encoding S24/S26 family peptidase, which yields MASDESIMQEAIRLVGEGVSVTFPVNGRSMLPFIVGGEDSVVLEKPETLKVGDVVLAQVEGGRYVVHRIVCLDGDAVTLMGDGNLAGREHCRLADVRARATHVVGKGGKRRSLDSLGSRLTAKIWFAVLPFRRWLLAIYRRIPI from the coding sequence ATGGCTAGCGACGAAAGCATAATGCAGGAGGCCATCCGCTTGGTGGGCGAGGGCGTTTCCGTCACGTTTCCGGTGAACGGACGGAGCATGCTCCCATTTATCGTGGGCGGCGAGGACAGCGTCGTGCTCGAGAAACCCGAGACCTTGAAAGTGGGCGATGTCGTCCTTGCGCAGGTCGAAGGTGGGCGGTATGTCGTTCACCGCATTGTTTGCCTCGATGGCGATGCTGTGACCTTGATGGGGGACGGAAATTTGGCTGGCCGGGAACATTGCCGGCTTGCAGATGTCCGGGCCCGCGCAACCCATGTGGTGGGGAAGGGCGGAAAAAGGCGCTCTTTGGACTCTTTGGGCAGCCGGCTGACTGCAAAAATTTGGTTTGCTGTGTTACCTTTTAGGAGGTGGCTCTTGGCAATTTATAGAAGGATTCCGATATGA
- a CDS encoding nucleotidyltransferase family protein — translation MMVYVNSAEAEHFFALLRLALGNPGAAVSDFLAHTREDWLCLQDIATRQSVLGLAYLGIGRLPVDKRPPSDILLQWAWETEQIRGHNSILNAEAARLTEAFAECGCQTAVLKGPANARLYPDPLLRQCGDIDIWVSGGKDEIIRHLDKLGWSYIKESNVLEASHHLNLSRNCSNAQVEIHFKLSSGNYNPFTNSCLMRYLESKIKDVNKVPEGFYVPSLQFALVMQLAHIQKHFINKGIGFRQLVDYFILLQHSTESDRKEVAAQLPRMGLSHTCGALMWVLEHVLGLEQNQMLCRPDHWRGAWMLDMILAEGHFGFYNQREKWNVVPRWFAQKWRSLRLFAFVPSESLWKEFYYWGWLFRSIPLRIRLRKFSLRDIRE, via the coding sequence ATGATGGTTTATGTGAATTCGGCGGAAGCAGAACATTTCTTTGCTCTTTTACGGCTCGCGCTGGGGAATCCCGGTGCGGCTGTTTCTGATTTTTTAGCACATACACGCGAAGACTGGCTTTGCCTGCAAGATATTGCGACAAGGCAATCTGTGTTGGGCTTGGCGTACCTTGGTATTGGTCGCCTTCCAGTAGACAAACGTCCCCCTTCGGATATTTTGTTACAATGGGCTTGGGAAACTGAGCAGATAAGGGGACACAACAGCATATTGAATGCCGAAGCGGCTCGCCTGACGGAGGCTTTTGCTGAATGCGGATGCCAGACGGCCGTTCTGAAAGGCCCTGCCAATGCTAGGCTGTATCCAGATCCACTCTTGCGCCAGTGTGGAGATATTGATATTTGGGTTTCGGGTGGAAAAGATGAAATTATTCGCCATTTAGACAAACTTGGGTGGTCGTATATCAAGGAATCAAATGTTCTTGAAGCTTCGCATCATTTGAATTTATCCCGAAATTGTTCAAACGCCCAAGTCGAGATTCACTTTAAATTGTCTTCTGGGAATTACAATCCATTTACAAATTCTTGTTTGATGCGGTATCTGGAAAGTAAAATCAAGGATGTGAACAAAGTTCCCGAAGGTTTCTATGTCCCGTCACTCCAATTCGCGCTAGTGATGCAGCTAGCCCATATCCAGAAGCATTTTATCAATAAGGGAATTGGATTCAGACAATTGGTGGATTACTTTATCTTGTTGCAACATTCCACGGAAAGCGATAGGAAGGAGGTGGCCGCCCAGTTGCCAAGGATGGGGCTCTCTCATACTTGCGGTGCGCTCATGTGGGTCTTGGAACATGTTTTGGGTTTGGAACAAAATCAAATGCTGTGCCGCCCTGACCATTGGCGTGGAGCATGGATGTTGGACATGATTTTGGCCGAAGGACACTTCGGATTCTATAATCAACGAGAGAAATGGAATGTCGTTCCGAGATGGTTTGCTCAGAAGTGGCGTTCTCTGCGCCTTTTTGCCTTCGTTCCCTCCGAATCTCTGTGGAAAGAGTTCTATTATTGGGGATGGTTATTTAGATCGATTCCGCTGCGTATCCGTTTGCGCAAGTTTTCGTTAAGGGATATTCGTGAATGA
- a CDS encoding dihydroxy-acid dehydratase → MPKLRSLKTMEGREMAGARALWHATGTKVEDFGKPVICVVNSYTQFVPGHVHLKDLGQVVARAIEAAGGVAKEMNTIAVDDGIAMGHDGMLYSLPSRDLIADSTEYMANAHRADALVCISNCDKVTPGMLMAAMRLNIPAIFVSGGPMEAGHVTTKDGKDRALDLIDAMIDSADSSVSDEDVAAIEANSCPTCGSCSGMFTANSMNSLTEALGLSLPGNGTIVATHAERKKLFEAAGKRIVELCHQYYDLNDDSILPRSIATKDAFENAMRLDIAM, encoded by the coding sequence ATGCCGAAACTTCGTTCGCTCAAGACTATGGAAGGCCGTGAAATGGCCGGTGCACGCGCCCTGTGGCACGCAACAGGAACCAAGGTGGAAGACTTTGGTAAGCCCGTGATTTGCGTGGTGAACAGCTACACCCAGTTTGTTCCGGGACACGTCCACCTGAAGGACTTGGGCCAGGTGGTCGCCCGCGCGATCGAAGCCGCCGGCGGTGTCGCTAAGGAAATGAACACCATCGCCGTGGACGACGGTATCGCCATGGGCCACGACGGCATGCTTTACAGCCTCCCGAGCCGCGACCTCATCGCCGACTCCACCGAATACATGGCAAACGCCCACCGCGCCGACGCCCTCGTTTGCATCTCTAACTGCGACAAGGTGACTCCGGGCATGCTCATGGCCGCCATGCGCCTCAACATCCCCGCAATCTTCGTCAGCGGCGGCCCGATGGAAGCTGGCCACGTGACCACGAAGGACGGCAAGGACCGCGCCCTCGACCTGATTGACGCCATGATCGATTCCGCCGACAGCTCTGTCAGCGACGAAGACGTGGCCGCCATCGAAGCGAACTCCTGCCCCACTTGCGGTTCTTGCTCCGGCATGTTCACCGCGAACTCCATGAACTCCTTGACCGAAGCCCTCGGCCTCAGTTTGCCGGGCAACGGCACCATCGTCGCGACCCACGCCGAACGCAAGAAGCTGTTCGAAGCCGCCGGTAAGCGCATCGTGGAACTCTGTCACCAGTATTACGATTTGAACGACGACAGCATTCTCCCGCGTAGCATCGCCACGAAGGACGCCTTCGAAAACGCCATGCGCCTCGACATCGCCATGG
- a CDS encoding RNA methyltransferase gives MDSAEKNSAFDKRLKRQVIGKPHRFLAVVPLGFEKTFVREMDFLRRESVENQGTNSLDIKIAGDGKVEFTAKLVDAWKIVAFSRIANRILVHIADFKAENFRELEKKAAEIPWELFLTTNHQPLTTIHVTCKHSRLYHSDAVAERLLKVIEGGSLPLASAPVGSSATPSAGTPRNAPKSEASDLAPHTSSLYVTLIDDRCTLWLDLAGEELYKRGHERFVNDAPLKETIAAAILQEAFNAAILTTNHQPLITLIDPMSGSGTFSLEAAYMAHGLIPGKCRDFALKHQPAFKPATWNHIVNSANANPNPSLRRNNDSELSLQKIDDSILSLQGNDDSILSLRRNDDSMLSLRRNDDSMLSLRRNEVTAAISSTIHKIITSDISERAVEIIQHNVECCPLANIAPSANAPTISPQLRDFFSYTAKEIADLCGESAPVIVLNPPYGKRLDFDAPKLYTQIGKKLAELARELAPLGKQLTVAILAPKDDSRPGSKYTCTANLLHECPALDPQQNSDAKNIVTSHGGLSLNAIIARI, from the coding sequence GTGGACAGCGCAGAAAAAAATTCAGCATTCGACAAAAGGCTCAAGCGGCAGGTCATAGGAAAACCTCACCGCTTCTTGGCCGTTGTCCCGCTCGGGTTCGAAAAAACATTCGTCAGGGAAATGGACTTTTTAAGACGAGAGAGTGTCGAAAATCAAGGCACAAACTCGCTAGACATAAAAATTGCCGGTGACGGGAAAGTTGAATTTACGGCAAAACTCGTCGACGCTTGGAAAATCGTGGCATTCAGCCGCATCGCCAACCGCATCCTGGTGCACATCGCCGATTTCAAGGCCGAAAATTTCCGCGAGCTAGAAAAGAAAGCCGCCGAGATTCCCTGGGAACTTTTCCTAACCACTAACCACCAACCACTAACCACTATTCACGTTACTTGCAAACATTCGCGCCTGTACCACAGTGACGCCGTCGCCGAACGTTTGCTGAAAGTGATTGAAGGGGGAAGTCTCCCCCTCGCTTCAGCCCCTGTCGGGTCTTCCGCTACCCCCTCTGCGGGGACACCCCGCAACGCCCCGAAAAGCGAAGCGAGCGACCTCGCACCTCATACCTCAAGCCTCTACGTCACGCTGATTGACGACCGATGCACACTCTGGCTTGACCTCGCCGGCGAAGAACTCTACAAACGCGGTCACGAACGCTTCGTGAACGACGCCCCGCTCAAAGAAACCATCGCCGCCGCAATACTCCAAGAAGCATTCAATGCCGCCATCCTAACCACCAACCACCAACCACTAATCACTCTTATTGACCCAATGTCCGGCAGCGGCACCTTCAGCCTCGAAGCGGCCTACATGGCACACGGGCTCATTCCTGGCAAATGCCGAGACTTCGCACTCAAGCACCAGCCAGCGTTCAAACCCGCAACCTGGAACCACATTGTCAATTCGGCAAACGCAAACCCGAATCCGTCATTGCGAAGGAACAATGATTCCGAGTTGTCATTGCAAAAGATCGATGATTCCATATTGTCATTGCAAGGGAATGATGATTCCATATTGTCATTGCGAAGGAACGATGATTCCATGTTGTCATTGCGAAGGAACGATGATTCCATGTTGTCATTGCGAAGGAACGAAGTGACTGCGGCAATCTCCAGCACGATTCACAAAATCATCACCTCCGATATTTCGGAAAGGGCAGTTGAAATCATCCAGCACAATGTGGAATGTTGCCCGCTCGCAAACATCGCTCCGAGCGCTAACGCACCAACAATCAGCCCACAGCTTCGCGACTTTTTCAGCTACACGGCAAAAGAAATTGCAGACCTCTGCGGAGAATCCGCCCCCGTCATCGTGCTGAACCCGCCCTACGGCAAGCGTCTCGACTTTGACGCACCAAAACTTTATACGCAAATCGGCAAGAAACTTGCAGAACTCGCCCGCGAACTTGCGCCCCTCGGCAAGCAACTCACGGTCGCCATCCTCGCCCCTAAAGACGATTCACGCCCAGGCTCTAAATACACATGCACCGCGAACCTGCTGCACGAATGCCCCGCACTTGACCCACAACAAAACTCCGACGCAAAAAACATCGTCACAAGCCACGGCGGCCTCAGCCTGAACGCGATAATCGCAAGAATTTAA
- a CDS encoding InlB B-repeat-containing protein has translation MRILKKLHFFLFVVCLFGIGQAFAAWDGTSKTQPVKEGDYYIINTEAELAWYGANYNSGNAKLTADLDLGGHLWIPLAAGKGDKYYGKIFDGQNHIIKNLYINGDELSVINKEYAQNLGFVGVLGDGKVLNLILENVDIQATTNAGTIISNQDNQISVGAVVGWMSDKGTNVVDNCMTSGIIKTTGNSQGVGGIVGNAKKGTISNCMSLVEIQTSGSKAYIGGIIGITKTDVTVSSCIYAGPGLTNTGTDGAVGGIAGNVWSGKISTENDFYEGTNYYQGEEIGGVGKSCKDCNVTDQTVQVDNINSDEVICALNGMNADSTCKNEPWSIGETGLSLNGYGIDGYKIVFDANGGAFANGKADKDKFLEAGMAITADEVGVPSRENHNFVGWAMTRDATAPVADLGTVSHTDTIFAVWAPVYTVTFNVAPGVFPETNESEKTKQVASGEVITVEGLGSLPSSRCKEYASDGECDTWSYFTGWALTEGAHESDSVSLDTVPASDELVLYAVWTDVETYTVTYNANQHGRTTVDYVRVGAGDTVTAPTDPIADSGYEFDGWFTDAEGENPYQFAAQIHESIILYAKWALDTFTVTYEMNGVSNAGENPVFYTIETPTFALAAPADSEGYVFEGWFYDANFTNPASQVIQGTTGDKTFYAKWSKKTYRVMYLADNNSYGSISDQFVEHGSSITLESAGIFRRAGYEQNGWSTTMGGTKEYEFGESLTVVASVTLYPTWNLATYTITYECDGCVNNPQNPTTYTINDKKDIKYPQSREGYDFGGWFKETNYTTKVTQIKKGSYGDLTLYGKWIKVYTLTYELNGGTKANSRTSYTSETETFALGEAEGREGFTFGGWFDNPDFEGDAVTQIVTGSSGDKTFYAKWVPDEPEVVVYGAVQFTKYNDGTTLAELDANSFGTIDIPTDVFADTVRYNRVFEQGKMSTIVLPFSVDTSKVHGGNFYEFAHLEKVDGKWRATVVPPEAGSIVANKPYLVMPTETAPLSFDLDAPVAFNTSEIRNSTSGNWTFKGTYAHKTFAAGDPELGRAYGFVAVAQNNLKVGQFVKAGSGAWLRPMRAYLVNEENAAATRSVRASARRSMGASELPEIIEVEFQNGDGAVVGKGSWNTTTGEFKVDRWYDLQGRKLNGKPTTKGSYFKNGRRVIVK, from the coding sequence ATGAGAATTTTAAAAAAATTGCATTTCTTTCTTTTTGTGGTCTGCCTTTTTGGAATAGGGCAGGCATTTGCGGCATGGGATGGAACTTCGAAAACGCAGCCAGTAAAAGAGGGTGATTATTATATCATCAATACCGAGGCGGAACTCGCTTGGTATGGCGCTAATTATAATAGTGGCAATGCGAAGCTGACCGCCGACCTGGATTTGGGTGGACATCTATGGATTCCACTGGCTGCCGGAAAGGGCGATAAGTATTATGGAAAGATATTTGACGGACAGAACCATATCATCAAGAATCTTTACATAAATGGAGATGAGCTTTCTGTCATCAATAAGGAGTATGCCCAGAATCTTGGTTTTGTCGGAGTGCTGGGTGATGGAAAAGTCCTGAACCTGATTCTTGAAAATGTGGATATCCAGGCTACAACGAATGCCGGTACCATTATTAGTAATCAGGACAATCAAATTTCGGTTGGAGCTGTTGTTGGTTGGATGTCCGATAAAGGGACCAATGTCGTTGACAATTGCATGACCTCGGGAATCATCAAGACGACGGGCAATAGCCAGGGTGTCGGTGGCATTGTAGGTAATGCTAAAAAGGGTACGATATCCAATTGCATGAGCCTTGTCGAAATCCAGACGAGCGGAAGCAAGGCGTATATTGGCGGTATTATCGGCATAACGAAAACGGATGTGACCGTGTCTTCTTGCATCTATGCCGGTCCGGGACTCACAAATACCGGTACTGATGGTGCTGTCGGTGGAATTGCCGGAAATGTTTGGTCTGGAAAAATATCTACAGAAAACGATTTTTACGAAGGAACGAATTATTACCAAGGTGAAGAAATCGGTGGTGTCGGTAAATCCTGTAAAGACTGTAATGTTACAGATCAGACTGTCCAGGTTGACAATATCAATTCCGATGAAGTCATTTGCGCTTTGAACGGAATGAATGCAGATAGCACCTGCAAGAATGAACCGTGGTCCATTGGCGAGACGGGACTTTCTCTGAATGGCTACGGAATTGACGGTTACAAGATAGTCTTCGATGCCAACGGTGGTGCCTTTGCCAATGGAAAGGCGGATAAGGACAAATTCCTTGAGGCTGGAATGGCGATTACCGCCGACGAAGTTGGCGTGCCGTCCCGTGAAAATCATAACTTTGTCGGTTGGGCCATGACCCGTGACGCTACCGCCCCGGTGGCCGATCTCGGGACCGTTTCCCATACCGATACGATTTTCGCTGTCTGGGCTCCGGTCTATACGGTGACCTTCAATGTTGCTCCCGGTGTTTTCCCGGAAACTAACGAAAGCGAAAAGACAAAACAGGTTGCCAGTGGCGAAGTGATTACAGTCGAGGGACTTGGTTCCTTGCCGAGTTCTCGCTGCAAAGAATATGCGTCGGATGGTGAATGCGATACGTGGTCGTACTTTACCGGTTGGGCGCTGACTGAAGGGGCTCATGAAAGTGATTCTGTTTCGCTGGATACAGTGCCCGCATCTGACGAACTTGTTTTGTATGCCGTATGGACCGATGTTGAAACATATACGGTGACTTATAATGCTAATCAGCATGGTAGGACGACTGTGGATTATGTTCGCGTGGGTGCCGGCGATACGGTGACTGCTCCGACGGATCCGATTGCAGATAGTGGTTATGAATTCGACGGATGGTTTACGGATGCAGAAGGCGAGAATCCTTATCAGTTTGCAGCGCAAATTCACGAGAGCATTATCCTTTATGCAAAATGGGCTCTCGACACATTCACGGTGACTTACGAAATGAATGGTGTGTCGAATGCGGGTGAAAATCCAGTTTTCTATACCATTGAAACGCCGACATTCGCCTTGGCTGCTCCGGCCGATTCTGAAGGCTATGTGTTTGAGGGGTGGTTCTACGATGCCAATTTCACCAACCCGGCTTCCCAAGTGATTCAGGGAACGACTGGCGACAAGACCTTCTATGCCAAGTGGTCCAAGAAGACGTACAGGGTCATGTATCTGGCCGACAACAATTCCTATGGTTCCATTTCGGACCAGTTCGTGGAACATGGCTCATCCATCACTCTCGAATCCGCAGGCATCTTCCGCCGTGCAGGTTACGAGCAGAATGGTTGGTCGACAACTATGGGTGGAACAAAGGAATATGAATTTGGCGAATCCCTTACGGTTGTGGCTTCTGTTACGCTGTATCCGACTTGGAACTTGGCTACTTACACGATTACTTACGAATGTGATGGTTGTGTAAATAACCCTCAGAATCCGACGACATATACGATTAATGATAAAAAGGACATAAAGTATCCCCAGTCGCGTGAAGGTTATGATTTTGGTGGATGGTTTAAAGAAACAAATTATACGACAAAGGTTACGCAGATTAAGAAGGGTTCTTATGGTGATTTGACTCTGTACGGAAAGTGGATTAAGGTCTATACCCTTACCTATGAATTGAATGGTGGTACTAAGGCCAACAGCAGAACGTCTTACACGAGCGAAACCGAAACATTTGCTTTGGGAGAAGCAGAGGGTCGTGAAGGCTTCACTTTTGGTGGCTGGTTCGATAATCCTGACTTCGAAGGCGATGCTGTAACTCAAATTGTGACGGGCTCTTCGGGTGACAAGACCTTCTACGCCAAGTGGGTGCCGGATGAACCCGAAGTGGTTGTTTATGGTGCAGTCCAATTTACCAAGTATAATGATGGAACAACGCTTGCAGAGCTGGATGCAAACTCTTTTGGAACTATAGATATTCCGACGGATGTCTTTGCTGATACGGTCAGATACAACCGCGTTTTCGAACAGGGTAAAATGTCGACTATTGTGTTGCCGTTCTCTGTCGATACAAGCAAGGTGCATGGTGGAAACTTCTACGAATTTGCCCATCTTGAAAAGGTCGATGGAAAATGGAGAGCTACAGTGGTTCCGCCAGAAGCAGGCTCAATCGTGGCGAACAAGCCCTATCTGGTTATGCCTACTGAAACGGCGCCACTTTCGTTTGATCTGGATGCTCCTGTTGCTTTCAATACGAGCGAAATCAGAAATTCCACAAGCGGAAATTGGACGTTCAAAGGCACGTATGCACATAAGACATTTGCTGCGGGTGATCCTGAATTGGGACGTGCGTATGGCTTTGTCGCTGTTGCCCAGAATAATTTGAAGGTCGGGCAGTTCGTGAAAGCCGGTTCTGGCGCCTGGTTGCGCCCGATGAGGGCCTACTTGGTGAATGAGGAAAACGCCGCGGCTACAAGGTCGGTCAGGGCTTCTGCTCGCCGTTCGATGGGGGCATCGGAATTGCCCGAAATCATTGAGGTGGAATTCCAGAACGGTGATGGAGCTGTCGTAGGCAAGGGCTCTTGGAATACGACAACGGGCGAGTTCAAGGTGGATCGTTGGTATGACCTCCAGGGACGTAAGCTCAATGGCAAACCCACCACGAAGGGCTCTTACTTCAAGAACGGTAGAAGAGTTATTGTTAAGTAG
- a CDS encoding DUF5662 family protein, with translation MSFHPIRHFITITKHRNEVVRLCFKAGIGFQGLFHDLSKYSLTEFIPGARYYTGDQSPNNGERFDKGYSLAWMHHKGRNKHHFEFWYDYDMKTKKLVPMDMPDRYIKEMFCDRVAASKTYNKAYTQESPLLYLTKSTAHEKMTETTYRKLLYLLQMLAEKGEKETLRFMRRTKNLPVE, from the coding sequence ATGAGTTTCCATCCCATCCGGCATTTCATCACGATAACGAAGCACCGCAACGAGGTGGTTCGCCTCTGTTTCAAGGCGGGCATCGGTTTCCAGGGGCTGTTTCACGACCTTTCCAAGTACAGCCTGACCGAGTTTATTCCGGGGGCCCGGTATTACACGGGCGACCAGTCGCCCAATAACGGTGAACGTTTCGATAAAGGCTACAGTCTGGCCTGGATGCACCACAAAGGCCGCAACAAGCACCATTTCGAGTTCTGGTACGACTACGACATGAAAACCAAGAAACTCGTGCCGATGGACATGCCCGACCGCTACATCAAGGAAATGTTCTGCGACCGCGTGGCGGCCTCCAAGACGTACAACAAGGCGTACACGCAGGAATCCCCGCTGCTGTATTTGACCAAAAGTACCGCTCACGAAAAAATGACCGAGACGACTTACCGCAAATTACTTTATCTGCTCCAGATGCTGGCCGAGAAGGGCGAAAAGGAAACGCTCCGGTTCATGCGCCGGACGAAGAATCTGCCGGTGGAGTAA